The Chaetodon auriga isolate fChaAug3 chromosome 4, fChaAug3.hap1, whole genome shotgun sequence region AAAACGTGATGCAACGCGGGGAGTTCACAGCGTTTCATGCTTTGTCTCACATGATGAAACAGAGTCAGAGGCTTTGGATCGTCCCTGATCTACTCCTTCGGCCTGTTATGCTAACTGTCACTGGCTGGATTTGGACTTTTTGGGGACCCAGTTACTGGTCCATTCCAGCATTTTCAAAGCTGTGTGAACAGGCGCAACCAGGTGTGACATTTGTTTATCCAGATACTGGAGGGACAAGACATTCAAATGGCTTCTGAAGCACAGCTAACACCACCACTGCTGCATGCCAGGATCTTATGCAAAACCTTCTCAGAGGTTTATTATCCAGCtacaaaacaacatgcagaGACAACACACTGTGTTCTTATTGCGTCACTAAAGCTCTGTGTCATCTTTATGGGATGTTTACTGTCTTGTTCCTGCAGAGATGAATCATGGACTCAAACAAAGTGAGTCACACACTCCCAGACTTCACTGCAGTCACAGCTCAGGTCTTCTCTCCGACACCAGTATTCACTCTAATCTTACACTCACCCGTCTCTGTCCACCTGGCTGGGTAGGTTAATATCCATCCACAGCCAGGACTCGTAGAACTTGGATCGCAGATACACATCAGTCTCATCCAGGTACtcccactcttcctcctcctcctcatcctcatcctcctcgtcCACTTCCGCTGCCACAggcaaatgttctttttcttctgccattttgtttgcatttgtatAGGTCATCGTATATTGAGGGTTGACTCTTGCTATATTCTCACGAGCCCAGTCTATGTGAACAAATTGACATATGATCAGCAGGTCTTGACTTCTCATTAAATATGTCTAATATATCAATCTCGAAGCTGTTAATGTCTCCATGCCCACACTCAACAAATTCCTGCACAATGTAAGGTGCCCTGTGGAACCATGACAAGagtacctgcaaaactaatgacatgaGAGAACCAATGAGAACCAGCACTTACCAAATCTATGTGGGGAGAGCATTATCCTATGTCTATCCACTGAACCAACCCCGCGGAATGGAAAAGTTGGCACAGGTGGAGCGGAGGTGGTGGGGGGAGCTGTGGTCATAGGTGGTGGGCTGGTGGGAATCTCGGTGTCAAACACTTGGTTCCTGTAAGTGGCGCAGCAGTAGCGGAAGGCCCGGATGCACTCCCAGCCCTCTGTGATGTAGAAGGAGCGTCTCGTACAGGAGTACGGCATGAGGATCTCCCTGAGGCCGTCCTTACAGCAGCGACGCTGGAGCTTCTCCTTGTAGTGACTCTCTGGAGGCAGAACGGGAGACGAGAAGGAACCAGCACAGTCGTCAATACTAACAATactgtaatcaatattttgtaTTCAACAATTAATGACataacagtgaaatgtgttgctggtgGTGTGTAACCCACAGAGAGCTATCACCAAactttttagctttttagcctcagctccacccacgctcctcctcttttcccatTTTTACATTAGCTGGGAGTTTGATGGAGTCAGCTGGAGCCGCTGACACGGAGCTTCACAATGTCTCCTCAGGAGCCACAGAAGccacatccatgttttatacagtctgtggtGGAGAACTAACCAGAGcttaaaagagagtgaatactgAACTAGCATTCATCAGGTAGATAAAACACAACTCCTGTGggatgataatgttgctctgtgtctgctggatcaCTCTTTGGCAATAACAACGTCACCATTTTGGTGCAGTTCTTCTACAAGACGCTGATAATGCAATTAATTCAGCTTTAAGGTGACAAATATCAAGTCACAGAGGAGGCCAAGCAGGGAGCTAAGCTTTCCCTCTGACCTGCTGCCAGCTAAACAAACCCTCAGCGGGGAAAGGACACTCACCCAGCTGGGCTTTACGCTGCAACAGTTCAGCAGAGCGCCTCCTTCTGGCTCCGCCTGAACACTGCAGGGCTGTGGAGAGGAGACAAACATCTTTAACCTTGATGTACAATCATTTCGTTTATCGTTTATCTCCCTTACCAAATTAACATTATGCTTTATATTGGTCCAAAAATACTTGCATTATATCAGGCTTCAGTGTGACTTAGTGTTTCCCACAGAGGCTTTGGGTCTTGCACTCTTTATTATTGGCTGCCTGTAATGTGAATTAATTGTGAATCTTACTAACCacctctgacagctttagttcgTTATGGGCTTAAAGCTCTGTGACATACAGCATCGgacacagactgactgatttaGAGACTATATCCAGTCATAGTATCTCCAGTATTGCTTCACtttgagcaaacacacagtgcaaacATGGTgtcaaaacaagtcaaacagCTGATACGGCTACATTTTACCAGTGCTAGAAaataactaagtacatttactcaagtactgtggAGCGAAAGtgaggtactttacttgagtattttaattttatacTACTTCTTACTATTTCTACTCCAatacatctcagagggaaatattgtacttaataacatttcatttgactttagttactagttacttgCAGATTAAGGTTTTAAAAACTTTCAAGTATATGAGATACAATGCATTGTTACGCAGTAAATTAAACCACCAAACAGTATAAAGAAATGAGTAAAATGATGCTACAACATTACACTGCATCTTATATTTCATCATTATATTGCATTTATAGTATGCAATAATGTAACAACTCAAGAGCCCATTTTGGCTGAAACTGAgtacttttcatttatttatttttattttatttgattaattttATACTTTTAGCACATTTTCTTGATTATAGTTGCATACTTTTACTTagataaatgtttttaaatggtgGGACTACTAAAAGATCTTAAAACTTCTTCCCCCACTGCTTTTTACAGAAACTGCTTTGTGAATTTTAGAATTCCTGactttttgtattgttttctttattggTGCAACGATAACAGAGTATTATTTTTAGTCAACAGTGTCAGATGAAATGAGAAAGACTGGTAAAACACACTACGCAATAAAAACTACTACAATGATAAACAAGTAATAGAACATCTGCTAGTTTGTGAAAAGGATTACTTCATGTGCTGTGAAGTGTATTCTGCTCAGCAGCCTGAGGGCCGAAGCTAGAACGAGTCACTTTCCTTCACCAGAAAAGGGCAACACTAGTATCATATATCAGAGAAACTCAAACTCATGGGCCGAGCAGGCAGCTGCTCCCTGCTGCTCTTAGGTACCTTGTCTGATTTGGGTTTTGAAGAGGCCGTTGGAGGCATAGAGCAATCCAGCGTCTGAGAACACCgctgcagcatctctgcctCCGCCTCGAGTGCAGCCGATGTCTCCGTGCTCCACCACGTCCCAAATCTGTGGACGAGGTGGCATGAGGTTTTTGCAGTTCTGTTTTCCAGTTTCAGTATGACactttaaacacaaaacactccTGATGCAGCATCgtgcaaaaatgaaatgttggcTTGTGGCACATGTATTCCATTACGGCACCTAAAAACTAACTTTAAACATTATTATACCTATTTGTAAAGAAAAGATTATATTGAAAACAAATTGAGCAAGTAAGATTTACATATCATCATCTGCTCCATGCCTACAAAATGCGTCACAAGGTGCTTTGAAGAATTTGTCCTTCTTTCATATCATTGTGTCACTTTATTACATTGCTAGAAAAGTCACTCCACCACCCTCAAATAcacccaccaacacacacctTGCTCTGTGTAAGTCTGTCCCTCCTGAGCAGAAACACGGCGTTGTCCACAGCCACCAGGCTCACCTTCGCCCCCGGATCACCTCTGACCTGAAACCTAAAGGTCTTGCCGGGGGCGTAGTCTCGACGTATGTCATCCGTCGGCCCGACTGTCAGCTGGAAGAGAGAGTGAACAAAAGTGCATCGACAGGATGATGAACAAAAACCTGAAGAACAGAAAATAGTCATTTACTAGACTGGTATTGGCCACATTCAAAATAATGatgcaaacaagcaaacacataaaatgatCAGGAAGCAGAATTTAGGACATTATTCtagatttttcttattgtcaataCAAAACCCGCAAAAAGACCAAAAGCCAACAATGTGTTAGTTCATTCCTCAGTGCTTCCTGAGTTCTGAGGCCAAAGCCACTGTTTCCTACTGGAAACATAAACCTTTACAACAGGCCACAATTATATAGATTCATATTTTAAATGGCAATGCAGTGAGTCGCTGAACTTTTTCAGCTATGGAACTAATTCTTGTGACTTCTGAGAGCCGATCTCACCCCTCCAACACAGGAATCTGCCACATCCACCCAGATGGAGTCCGACACCACCTCCTCGTGTCCCATCCAGGGAATGCTGTAGAAGGCCACGAAACGGAAGGACGGCATCATCTCTGGGGTGACCGTCAGCCCGACGCTGGTGAGCAGCTGATCGCTCACATCCATACGCTGAGCATCAATGATTTTGCCTTTATTCAGCACCTGAGAGAGTTTGAGCAGAAAGTCCTGGTCAGCACATCTTTTTTGTTTATCTCTTGATTTTGTGTTGCTTGTTCTTCTTTCTAACTTCCAGGTATGCTGGAAATGTGATGTGGTGTTCTTGTCTCACCAGGTAGGTGATGTGTTTGATGAATTTTCTGGTTGTCTGGTCTGCAGCAACAATGTTCAGCTTCAGAGACAATCTGTCTTGTAGAGACACCTTGTTGGTCCCGGTGGAGATGTACAGATAATTCTGCTTGCCGCGGTTAAAGGTGATGTGTGGCTGAACAGTGATTTGTTGTTTGGCCTGCTGCTCTGGTCTCAGGTCAGCCTGTATGGTCTCGGCCTGTCAGacaagataaaaaaacaaattgagGTTTGTGACAGTTTTGTCTCTGCAAGATAGATGTTCTGATGTCCAAAGGCCTCATGGGtagacacacatgaaaaaatgtttatttaagcTACATACAACTGACCCACAAATACATGTAGTACATCAAACTGGGGCTACATCTAAGGTGATTCTTATGAAATGTCAGCAGCAGGTGGGTGAAGCTCTGTGAGCTCAGGTGCATGCAGTCATACTGACCGTGATGGTTTGCGGGCGCTGATCGCTGGGCATGTTGACGGTGGCTCGGGTGGTGCCGGTGGAGACGACCAGAGGCGTATTCAGCAGATTCAACTTGACCAGGACGTTACGGGCCGGGGAGCCGTCATGGTGGCTCACCTGGATCTGCACAGGTTGGGGAAAAAAGTTAACACAAGACActggacaaaataaataaagaggaaatgtgCAGGTGTGGTAGACAGATTGTTAACACAGAGGGTGGTCCGTACTGTGAAGTCGAAGGGCAGGCCCGGCTTGAAGTACTTTGGCATGTCTTTGAAGGACATGGCATATGGAGACTCAACAATTTTAATGCCGGTCTTCTCTGCTTCAACCAAATCACTGCCTGCACAGGAGGAAAAACGGGGCCCATCAgcattgaaaataaataatcttAATGCAGTGTCTCACTTTCATGTCCCTAAGTTTTTGGaattgctgctgttgtcagtTATCTAATCCAAAATCAAACttttgaactgaaaacagctttttcaaACTCATCACAGCTATGAGAAGCAACCCACATTTCCCAAAAgctgagacagaggacagacttGATGACTCGAGTTTGTCCTCTGGACCAAagggacaaaacaaactgtttacgTTTGTCTGTGTACGTCTGATTACGACATTTTGAAGAGTTCGGTCTTACTGGGCTGTGACACAAGGAACAAAGCAAACGATGAGCTGAGCCTCAGCAGGTGTGACGACATGCAGCATCAAACACAGCCCACgtcacagtttgtttgacaTCATGTGACGCTTTCCTGCGACTGTTTTTGTGGACACATTTTATCAGTGActatttccatttccatcaaTTGATTTTACTGATGGTAAAGAATTTGACTTCTTGCTCTTTTTCCCGACATGACGTTCTCACCTGTATTGGTGAGCACAGAGGCCTTGACGTATATAGAGCTGCCCACCAGAGATCTGACGTTGGGATACGCCGTCTTGATCTCCGCCATGCTCAGTTTGACGACTCCTCCATCAAGCTGcgagagaagacagagagaaatttTCACAACCTTTAACAGAATAAAAGCCTTTAATAAAGAAATGATTAACCAATATTTAGAAATTCAGAAAACTTTTGGCTCAAAGTCCACTGACAAGCTTTTTATGGAGCTACATCAGGACCCCACGGTCTTCATGAGTGGAGTTTAGCAGCAAGGTATTATGACGTTGTTCACAAATGCTGCAGGAAAATTTCATGGCAGCACCTGTACTGACAGCAGATGGTGAATTCTGGGATTGAGCAGTGACTTACatctgacagctgcttcactgaAGGCAACCTTATCATCTCTTGATTGATCTTCACTCCAAACACCACAAAGGCCGTCCCCTGGACTGGCTGGCCGTACAGGTACctgaaacacagtcacaacagccAGCAGGTTTCATTCAACTGGACAGTGAGTCAATCTGGCTGAAGGATGCATGATGAATTAGAGTGGCATACCAagcatgcatgcgtgcgtgtgtgtgtgtgtgtgtgtgtgtgtgtgtgtgtgtgtgtgtgtgagaccgaCCTGGCCGAGATCTCCACTTCCAATTCACTGTCATCCAGGTTGAGGAAGGACTTCCTTGGTGTCAAGGTGACATTGAAGGCAGGAAGCACTGAAACACATCATGAAGATGTAGCATATAGCATTACACCGCTGGAGAGCAGCAGTATGTCCAGAGTTTTTTTGACTGGGGCGGCCCAAGAGGAACACTGACTTATGCAGGGGTGGCACGAGTATAGTCGTAGAGTGGAGCTGATGTTATTATTAAAAGCTCGGTTTAGCTCGACCCACCGTATTTCTTCACCTCGAACTGGGAGGTGAACGTGttctgctgccagtggtcaaactTTGCCGTCAGCGTCCATGTTCCTTCACTGCCACAGACATGCAGTCAGATCAGAGACAGCacatgaaacagaggaaaacattttgtttaagACTAAGACTGCAGCCATGCAAACGGCATataaatattagcatgttagcgtgctacATTTGGTTAAGTGTAAACATGGAATTTTGACCCAACTGTTAATAGTTTTTAAGaaatttcactcaaaatcacaaatgtgaATTAAATGCTGACTGAGCTGCTGGTTCTAGGTCTTCTGGGTGATTCTGGATGAAAACATTGACAGAATAACACTCTTACCCTGCTCAACATACTATGCTGAGCCAAGAATCTACAATTTCTGGAAGACTGTGGTTGTAATGTCTGAATGTGAAGCAGCTTAGCCGTCAAGAAGGGTGAGAAAGAGTGAGAACGCTCAGCTAACGTCCCTCGAGTTCAGCTGAAAGTCAACTAAGCTGATCTTACTTGACAATTTCAGAGAGTGGAAAAGTGTGTCCATAGACGCCACCATTGGCTCTGATCCTGGAGATCTGTTTAACCACCACACCGTCTGGattctgaaacacacacgcaggtctTTTAAGCTAATACAACCTATAACTCAACAGGATGAcagaaaatcattcaaaacCCGTGACCCCCTGTGTCTgcacagcacattttctgtggCTGGACTAATCCCCTGATCATTAATTTGTTCACCTGGATATCTATTGTGATCGACGTGTCAGAGGCCTTGAAGAACGGAGTGGACGCGAAGGCTCTGAACCGaactggagaaggagagagaaacggACAAATGGActgaaaaacaaccacagcttTCATGATTTGTACATCAGCGTAATGTTATCATTGCTACCACTACTTATAATATCGcctgggtgaatactcgattctgattggctgcagggcGTCCACTCATCCCTGATAATGGACAAACACTAAGTAGCTCCAGTGAAGCGGCCTTTTAATGAATGTGTAGCCTGGGACGCAGTCAAAGCCTCTGTTTACAATTTTAACCTATTTGGAGAAGcaactttcattcattcattcatctcatgttttcatcagcgTCTTCAGCTCTCACCAGTGTCTCCAGGATTGTAGAtgggtttgtctgtctggatgaAGATGTATCCAGAGTGAAAAGACACCATCAGCTCCCTCTCCACAGAGTGGAGGCCCCCAAAGTTCACCTTCAGATACACAaacttgttcttcttctcttcacgATTCAAAAGGTCTGAAGGAAGCTGGGGTCAAGTGAGATTCAGACACAGGACAGTGTTTAGAAAGCATCATGATGGCGATGGGCCAATAGACGCCCTCGTTCATGATCCCGGCGAGTCACCTGTATAGTCTTGAGAGCGTGGAATCCATTTTCCAGATTGAGTGTGACAGAGTCCTGGAGGAGCATGGTGGTCTTTCCAAAGTCctggatggagatggagacgGTGATGGGGTTGGACACATCGTCCGCCTCTAGGTAGATGTTCTCCGGGCTGTCTGTCCTCAGCAGGTCTGGAGCCAGCAGAGTGAACCTGtgggaaaacacaacatgaggCCTGGCTCAGTACTGCCAGAAGTACTTCAATTTCCACCAGCACCATGAGTACTACTTCATAAACACCGGACACATCTACTACACTACCCCAACCTCTGCTGCTACAAATAACAACAACGATAACAGAAAGTAATACTTTATTTCACACGTCCTTCAGTATCCTAATAATATCCTAGAAATGGATCTGATATGAAACTGTAATTTATTATGAAGTTTACAGGAAAGCTATATGTAATCTGGCACAAATTATAACAAAAATGGAGACAAAGATGTCCAATTAAATCATATTAATCCACAACATAACTGGAAATGAGAGCATACAATTTTAGATACATAGAGAACAAAGTTTCCTAATAATACATCAGTATTTGCTTTGGTTGAAACATATCTCATCCTTCACTTAGTAGCGGTTTGACTGTTTTGTTACTGGCGGTAGGACGAGGCATACCTCGGCGTAGAACTGATCACGACCTTTGGCTTTGGTGGActgcaaataaacacaacaagTATTCATAAGGCAGAGAGGTAATGCAGAGATAAAGTATGCGGTATTTTAACATGGCAGCGTAAGTCACATGGTATTCAGATTCAGTAACGCTTGGAAAGTCAGTGACACTCatgctgtttttaatcaaataCAGTGTATCCCGTCATTTAGCCCACAACTGAGGAGACGTGGATGAAGAATTAAAGAATTATTGTGAGTTTAAGAAGAATTCGGGGTGTTTTTGGGTGGGAAACACAATATATCTGAAAATCTAAGGCACTGTAAAAGTGAGATTTAAAGATGTTAGAAGATGGCAATCACAGTATCAACAATAAATCAGCATCAACTATCAGTCAATCTCTAGCTTGCGCTGTTGCTCTTGGTTGGTTTAATTCACTTTTAATTGAGTCCACTGATGCAGAGGCGAATTCAGcacatttcagatttcattgTTTGAATTGCTGTTATTTCTGTAATACATCCAGCTTTGGTTACTTACGGATGGAACGCCATGAATCTATCCGTTGGTGAAAATCTGGGGAGCAGATTCAGAAAATAATGCCTTCAGCTGTCAGAAACTAAAGCTCACGACTGTGTATACGATCTcaacagtgcacacacacacacacacacacacacacacacacagacacacacagacacacacagacacacacatacctgttGTGCCAGGGGGGTCTGTAAAGAACACAGCTGCATTAGtaaacaaaacatcacagacaTAAAGTGTCCTAACAGACATTAGAATGAGAAAAGTACCTCATCATGGCATCAAACTGTCCATCGGAGTTGCAGAAAAGCACGAGAAATAAAACGTTGTGTAACGTCCAGCGACCCATGTTGCCTGATGGGGAAGCCTCGGTGGACTGTGGCCACGGGAGAGACGGTCAACAACTATATCAGACCCCAGAGCAGTTTATCTCATCAGACGCTGTACAGTCAACAGGAAGACGAGGAGTCACGCTTTCTGATCAATAACACTgacctgacacacaaacacactgcaggttgACTAATTCATAACCACAACAATTTATTTAGAATACACTGACATTACATTCAGCACTAATGGGTTTGCATCCTTTGAAGTGAGACATCATTTAAGTCAAGCATGAATTTTGGCAGAGAACAgcgtccactagagggcagtacCACGGCTACACAATGAACCAATGATTCTTTATCCTCATGACAAAATCTCATTACAGACCATTTCGGCGGTTACATAGATTATCCAGCAACTGATATCTGATGAGCTGTCACATTGAGTCCATCTAAAGTGTAAAGTGTGCTCAAAGCTTTGATGCTGAAACCTTCGTCATCCACACAggtcttttcatttgttgtgcATGATTAGACCTCATCATTGCACTTCCCAACTGcaacctgagcagaggtctaatcaAGAACAAGAACCGAAAGCGCCTGCGTGTGTAAACAGGCCGTTAACACAAAAGAAGAAACGATCACAACAGAGCCAGGTCTTGTTCAGACTGCCAGAACAAATCCGTTTTGACACATATGCACATTGATTTTAAGTCTGGacatcaaaaaacacattcGCATTAGATTTCTCCAGATGTGTCTCAATCCAGACACTGTGGCCCCTCAAACTGGATTTCTTTGTGAGGAAGCCTTTTCTACCATGTGGTTGACGTTGTGGCTGAGTATTGAAAGTAGGCTGGCAGCTTTGCTCTTTAATCCTGCGTCTCAGTCACAAACTTGACGTTCACCACTGAGTGATGAAGACTGTTACAGCAATATATAAAGTTTAGGCAACAAACTCAACAACAGTCTAACAGTACTTTGCATTTAATTTTAAAGGTGCCTGTCAGTTTTGCCATCTGATCACACATATGTGGGAATCTTAATATCTAAATACCATCAAATAGCATTTTAAGATAGGTCTGCGGTGTTTGAACGTTTTTCTTTCACACGTCTTGTTGTAGAAAGCAGAATATTTCCATTGTGTCCACGAAGCAGATGGGTTAACCACCACTGTTTGTAAAGCAGTACAGGTTACAGCGGAGGCTTGCCACTGTGACAAGCTTCTCACGTTCGTGTTCCACTCTCACAAaatgacacactgacatttctAGTGACCTCCACTGCCTGAAGACAGAATCATTCAGGCTCATTGTCCAGGATCTGAATCTGAGTCACTGTAGTCCGCCACGAGGGACGTGACTGCTCCTGAACTTCTGTCCTGCTCCTTCTGCTTCCCAAAGTCCTTTGCCTTTATCAGTCCTtcatctgcttcctctgtggtttTGACATGTGTCTCCCTGTAGTCACAGCCATTTGTCTCTGTTGCCTCCTGACTTGCTTGTGTTGGCAATATACTTTGagcttcctctctctgagtGACCTTTGAAATCTCTTCGTCTCGTGTGTTGATTTGGGGGTGTGACTGTCTGTGAGTGACTGTGGCGCAGGGTTCAGTTTTGATTCCAGGTCCTCCTGTGCGTTTGCGGATCAGGGGGCTGTGCGAGGAGCCCAGGGCTTTGGCCACTGCAGCTTCTTTCCCCTGCAGACCAAGCTTATGGAGCAGACTTCCTGCAGCACCTCCGGGTGTGCCTGAGGGGGCGCTGAACCACGAACGAGAGGAGATCTCTTTCCGTTTGCTGTGCTGCTTGTCGTCGTAGGCTGATTGGAGAGGGGAGTAATGAGGAGTCGTAGCAAAATTAGAATTCAGACCCAGCTCTGTTTAAATGCATGTATAGTAAAGAATACCTAAGTGTTAAGACATTGTTCACTTTGCAAAGGAGAATATTTTcctttcaaatgtgtttttgttagtCCCTTAAAGGGGGTGACGGTGCATAGATcttgacaagtgtgtgtgtgagtttagaGCCTGTGTGTGATACTTACAGTCTGGTGCCTGGTAGGTGAGCAGTGCTGCCAGtttcttgtcctcctccttctctggcAGCAACGGGATGGACAGGTTGGTCCTCATCCTCACCGCGttgtccttctcctcctgctcagccagaactttcttctctgtctgtacCACCAATTAAAGCAGAGCCGTCAGTTCATACAATACAATCTCAAAATATGTCAACATTTCAAAAGTAATCTGAACCTGGCACGACTCCCTCGTGTACTGCTGGGAGTAATTTTGCACAAGTCTCACTTCAAATTTTATCAATGCAATGTGGAgaaaaattcaaaaaaaaaaacagcgacACTATACACATAAATAATGATAAACATCATCTTGGGCAGCATCAAAACAGCAGTTAGCGGTCACCATCTTACCCTGAACTTCCTGCGGAGGGTGCTATTGAGCTGAAAGTCATCCTTCCAGCCAGACTGGTGGTCCTGGATCTCCGACAGAGAAGGCAGGGCCTTCTTAAGCTTCTCCTTGTCTTTCCCACCGTGGTCAAGTTTGAACATGGCATCCGTCTCaagtttctccttctctgttcGCTCTgtacagagagatggaggacagagtcgattagagacagaaaagaaggatgcaaaagaaaaatcatgcagcaaaaaaacagaagcaggacTGTCTAAACTATCAACGCTGCACAGAAAGGCCTCAAGACATCTTCAGTTTCAGAAGGGTTGTGCACTTCACACACTGCAACGaatcaaaaataacaaacttGTTGTGTCGTTGTCATGGCGCTGATTTCCTGCCTAAATGATACCATAAAGAAACATGGTGCTGAACTGAGCAGACCATTTATCTTTTCATTGATAACAAACATGAATTCTTTACCTGTGGTGAGGATCTGCTCATTTTCAGCCATGTCCCAGCGCTCCTCCTTCCTGCTAGCCCCGCTTACTATTACATAGTCACATGTTGCCGGATCTGTCTGCATCTCGATGTAGTTGACACATAGATGGCACTTCATCCTAAACCTGgttgaagagacaaaaaaaaagatttaattaTCTTAAATTTTAACTGACATTTTAAGTCACCTTATCTCAGAAGTTGATGATGATTCTGTGTTCCTGAAGAAGACACTGTAAACTGCACCACACAGCTTAGAATGTGAAGTTCACGTCTGTGGTCAacattgtctgtttgtgtttacctgTAGATTGGCGTGGTGTAGTAGTTCcccactttcttcttctcagcATTGTAACGGACCCCTGTACAAGCAGAACATCAGTGTCATGAAAATTAAGAGACAGTGTATGAAACAATGAGACTGAAGATGACTAGATGGGTCATGTGTTTCTTCTGACTTACCCATGCCAATGTGATTTTTGCAGCCATCACACCAGATGTTGTAGGGCATCTCAAACCTTGAtggacaaaaacagtcattcaCTCAGGCTGGGTGTCAATGAGAAACACCTGTTCTTACCATTACTTCCTGTTTAGATCaagcattttatgttttataataataattttacatGTGCTCATGTTTTTGAGATGTGACAGTCACATTACATACACTATAGCATTTGTACTTATCATTTGcttgtacattttttttctgtttttcagacagAA contains the following coding sequences:
- the yju2b gene encoding putative splicing factor YJU2B is translated as MGERKGTNKYYPPDFDPAKHGSLNGYHKTHALRERARKLSQGILIIRFEMPYNIWCDGCKNHIGMGVRYNAEKKKVGNYYTTPIYRFRMKCHLCVNYIEMQTDPATCDYVIVSGASRKEERWDMAENEQILTTERTEKEKLETDAMFKLDHGGKDKEKLKKALPSLSEIQDHQSGWKDDFQLNSTLRRKFRTEKKVLAEQEEKDNAVRMRTNLSIPLLPEKEEDKKLAALLTYQAPDSYDDKQHSKRKEISSRSWFSAPSGTPGGAAGSLLHKLGLQGKEAAVAKALGSSHSPLIRKRTGGPGIKTEPCATVTHRQSHPQINTRDEEISKVTQREEAQSILPTQASQEATETNGCDYRETHVKTTEEADEGLIKAKDFGKQKEQDRSSGAVTSLVADYSDSDSDPGQ